The nucleotide sequence caagctaaaaacaaaaatacaaaatttcataacaaacgCATAGTATTccactttttatcataactttgtaaccactaaagattttttgttgcaacaaccagtaaaagaaagatgaataaattgtctataacagtgaaccaataatgtagttcaaattaagttcacttattaactatcaattgaaaaaaaacagtgtaattttcaatgaaacaacataacatgaaattttgcccatttttAGCGTGTAtttaagtggtttttttttcaaaacggtaacacctatacattTTTGGTATTCATTGTGAAGccctacattctcttcttcagttcaaagatgtattacttatgttaagtttatcttcttgtctttacacgcctataacatagacccaatatgaaatgaacatctgattgtggctaggccgAGATGATTTTGTGTGTATAGACTCATAGATCTTTGTAAAAGTAATACATGATCCTACTTTTAATTGAACTCTATTTAATTTTTCAGTTGAGAATGGTGCAAAAGTCATCTTCTGTTCGAATGACGGTTCGTATAATAAAACATGTTAATATGTAGGGCCTGCTTTCCTGTTATATTAGATTATATAGCATCATATATAGCTAGAAGAGTTGAATATGGCAAAACAAAACGCCGGTATTAATCATTATGATAATCATGATCATGGTACACATTTAAATGCCCGTATTGCATTTCAGTGATATACATATAACTGAACTCGGGTACACATCATAATTTGCACATAGTAAGTCAAGCCAGTGTCATCCTAATCTTAGACAGGACTTTACTAGCGGAATCGGCTGAAATATTAGAATTATATTTATTGTTACATAACTATGTGTATTGTACGAAAGCCTAATAGGGTCACAAAAAATTAATTTATCTCTTAATTACGagaaaactatcgcgtaattTCGAGATAATCATTTTTTATCTCGTAAATTAATTACGCGAAAACTTTCGCATAATTAcgagttaagattttttttatcacgtaattacgagataattgtcgcgtaattacgagataattaTCGCGTAAATACGAGATAACTATCGCGTAAATACGAAAAAAATATCACGTAACTACGAgataacataacatatatataaaggccgagttcacttgaaactctacAATCGACTTCAGAGTTAATAGATTATCACGTGAACGCACTCGAGTTGATATTCGGAACAACTCTAAGTAACTCTAGGGTAAGGCCCTgaccaagcataaaaaataaaatattctcattGGTTTGACGTCAATCAAGAGTTTCTCGAGTTTAATCCTGGCTCGGTGAGGGTTTGAACCAGAGTGCGAGGGGTTAACTCGAGTGGTTCAAGTAAAATCGTTTTGTTGAAACCCGAGTAAGTAAAGTTTAACTcgagagtttcaagtgaactcggccaTAGATATACAGATCATGATTACCCTTCCGGGACACCTAATGAAACGCCCGTTTTTATTAGCTCAACTGACCCAAAGGATCAAGTGaccttttcccatcacttggcgtccgtcgtccgtcgtcgtccgtgaacttttactaaaatcttctcctctgaaaccactgggtcAACtgattgaaccaaacttggccttaATCACCCTTAGGgtttctaattttaaaaatgtatccaaAGACCCCGcccaccaaccaagatggccaccctGGTTAAAGATAGAACATGAGGGGGGGGCGGGTAATATTGGTAAGTAATTACACGAtttttatctcgtaattacgtGATAGATTTTCTCGTAATTACGCGAtaattatctcgtaattacgcggtaagtatctcgtaattacgagattAAACAATgattatctcgtaattacgcgcTAGTTTTTCTCGCAATTACtagataaatatttcttttttagtgACCCTAATTAAAAGGCTTTCGTAGTATTGACCAAAAGAGGTTGCTAAAATGAAAAATGGCAAGAAAACCAAACTGATCGTTAATATCTAGCTTATTAACAAATCGGTAGAACAGGTttctcaaaattttcattttttaaagatcaTTAAAAAGCAGTACCgtgacatacaaaataaaaacagcGCTCAGTCAATACAATTTAATCATTGAGAAGTAACTTTGATAAAGGATGTGGATAAAGATACTTTGTGATTTGTTATGTGACTAGTGGTATATAAAGCCACTATTTCACATTCACATTTACACACGTACAGTGaccaaacaaaacattttgaatataaagATTATGAATTGTAGATACGGAGGGTCAGGACTTGGAGAGTAAGTTAAACTCAAAAGGACCAGGAGAAGCGTTGTTCATATATGGCGACGTTACACAAGAATCACATATCAAGGTGAATACAACAAATTAAGTATAGTTTATCattaggtcttcaatgcagcgagaaactcccgcacccggagtcatgcttcagctggcccataaacaaaaatgtatactactactactaataataataataatactttattcagaagcaatacagcttatagaatatagaattttacaatagttttttgaatgcatcagtgaaatataaatacaataattatacacaatacatgtatggcggagaatgaaaataaattcatatgataaataattaatacatCTACATATTACGAATTTGTTCAATATTAAACAAGAATTTACCTAAATTATTAAGTTCTTTCACATTgtgaattgataacaactgtataagtttaaaagtggatggatattgccaataatatttcttaatgtatagttttcttacatcactatatctattacattctagaacaacatggtattcatcttcTACAATATTGTTATAGCACATAGtacataatatattttctttatctacattgtaagggacgacatcaaaagttcaatgaaggataaaaaacttaattcacatagttttttcactgacccccacaccccccttcttaacttaatttgggaaaaattgattgaccaatagggatatatgtaaaatcgattttaggttaacaaaacttgcagcaatgttgacccccccaccccaaactatttgatttaagtttttttatcctacatcgatcttttgatgtcatccctaatatctgcctgtttctatattgactagttcagtgatgatgaacgtcatactaaactccgcaATATAcaccagaaacttaaaatctatacaagactaacaaatgccagatgctcctgacttgggacgggcgcaaacatgcggctgagttaaacatgttttattgagatctcaaccctcccctcatacatctagccaatgtagaaaaaacaaacacacaacaatacgaaCAATTGttcatatatacaaaaatgaGGAAACATAGTATGggttcaaatgagaaaactattcaCCATAGACCAAAATGACGTGGATGTAAACAGCTGTAAAATAGTTTTGGATGTATTTGattaatttcaatatatatttgtttataggcgtttttttaaagaactttaattctgtttaaaatacaaaaaagagaaCACAAAGAAGAATCATTAATGCCTATGAATTACCAATGCTATTCCGATATAAAAGCATGTGACATTGTCGCGagaatatatatattgacataatctGTTCCAGTCGATCGATATTAGGATAAAACCTgtaacttcattttttttaattaatgaagGTATCTTACGGAAATAACTGTATTTACGAACCATTTTATTACTTATTTTCAAGAAAATAGTAGAGAAAACAGTTGAGAAGTTTGGTAGAATAGATTGTTTGATTAACAACGCAGGGACACGTGAGTTTTTGTggtcatttatttgttttacacacCGGTATAAATACTGACCTCTTGTTTTCCTTAAAAAAAGTATTCAAATAATTTGCATATATATAACTCTTAAggtattagattttttttaaataatttgtatcaTTTACAAGGTGATAAAAAAACTATTTCTTTTGTTGAATAATTTCCATATATGTGAGGGCTTAGAAAAAAGATATTCTTTAAAAAGAATTTGAATATAAGGTATATATtcgaaataaaatattttaaatagagaatatcatatatggctttttcaatatcacatccgtatcaacccgagacaccttTTCTGGAATCATATCTTTCACCGGAAAAGATCGTCAATTtcgcacgcctttatgacgtcatttaccagatagaaggcGTGCCTGTATCCCTGCCTGCTGTATTGAaagtttccagcactttcattgtagggtagtatagaaataattaatgttccGTAAGTACATAATCGTGATTGTCGTATGACTGAGGGAGGGTGACCAtccttttagattttaatttcccaAATATTTAGTGCAGTATAAGATAAAACTTTTTCACCCGTTTGCTCAACATGTGTAGGAATTTtctatgcatacatttttgtcacgTGGTGATGGAAGTCACATGACAGATTCGTCTGAAAACCGTATCCCGGAACTCTATCTCACAAGTATTGCCAACCATTGATTAAATTCAATATGGTGTGTACTTCCCGTATAATGTTTTCCAGGTTGAGGGTCTTGTTCAAGAAGATGCTGATAAATTGATttgaatacttttaaaacaaaagatgaaaaaaaacttTCGTTCAATGGTCAGGCAATTTTTCACGTCAGTAATGCAAAAGAATCTTCTATTAAACTGGTTAAGATAAAAACGTGGTAATGATAGATCGTTGACACTTACAGAGGATGCCATGTCCATGATGAATTGTGTCATGGCCTTTTCTGTAGTAAAGGAAAATCTATGTGCTCaaaagagctctgctcgagggattatattggttgagggttgatacggtgtgtgatattgaaaacgccatatatcatatacactttattatatactataCTTCACGTAgatttttttatgtgacatgacgtcatacagataaggaggttcgaaatgacgtcatacatattataggtttgacatgacgtcatacagattagggttttgataaagcctttgcaacagtgactgcaatcgataacgtgacgtcatacagattaagggcatacgatacagttttgatcctgtatttacagtttgatgaaattttccatataggctattttttgcctgattaaatcaaatatgtaataaaaaatatacctccatgtgctactttttgagttaaatgaggtcgaaattttgtatatttgctcaaaattcagatttgtggccgtattttttctttcgaaagaaagacattacttttttgttttaaaagataaacacaaattgttttttgttaaataatttgtaatttctgtattttataagtatcctaaatatttatgtatttttttattcagaaataactcatatttatcaaatggtcatgaattgagaaaaaaaaaaaaaaaaacgtcatattttgctgtatatttatcaaatttaaaaaaaattgcactatttacagttttataaaatttggtccacataatctccctggaaaatgaaacaaaatgtcgttttaaaaaataggggtccatgcactcgttttcaaattaaatcagtttgaatgataaaaatcagtcgaaaaatgcatcttttcccgatatgtcacagtttgacgtggcgaaaataacattttacgttagtaACGTCATTTCCTCCCCTGTAACtttatcgtatgcccttaaaggtgtgataaagcctttgcaaccatgctgatatcgatatcaccacgggtggctgatacagcacgcttgccaatgattgtattacacctacaatttatctgtatttactacaaAGTATATAATAAACCAGTTTATTATGTCCGAATATTTTGCATCGTAGGGAACCTACAAACCAATGTGTTATATATTGGAGAAGACGTTTTAAGTTGCATGTGTCTAAtcctattgtcaatgtttttgCACATTAGAATATGTTTTAAACATGTGTTATATATGTTTGTAAAATATCTGGATTTAGGGGTTGGTCGGTATTCATTTCACATTTTACTGCATGTAGGTTTAATTCTTTAAAGGATAGAGGGGTTGTAACCTTAACGAATATAAGTAAACGATAGATATTCGTCAATATAAAGTGTTATACAAATTGGCAATGGTTGTATGTCTCAGTTATAACTAATTTATTTTTAGATCCTCTGTCGCATACTATAGATGAATTTTCAGCCGAGGATTTTCGAAAGCTTCTAGATTTGAACCTTATTAACTACTTCCTATTCTCAAAGgtaatttgattggattaaattGGTTACATGTGGTTGCATGCATGAATTTACAAATAAGGAGAAGAGGTATAATTGCTACTGGCAACCGTgctctaaaaaaataatttgattagcAATCTAGTGTCTTATCTAGGTGGTGGAATTTATGATACAAAGTTCccgtttgattatttttttaagaaattacaaaattaatggtaaattcataaaatgttgaagataaaaaaaaaaaacagaaacaaaggCATGCAGGGCATGTGCTGCAATAACTGTTCTATGATTAGGAGAAGTTCTTGATTGTAGACTTAAGTTTTGTGTAATTAGCCTTTTGTACCATCGCCACAAAATcctgaatatattttttataattttattgtcttattttctgtttgtttaGTATTCATTGCCACATCTTCGCAAAACAGAAGGAAGCATAATAAATATAAGTAGTCTTGTGAATCAAATTGGACAGGCTCAGGCAGTGACATACGTAGCTACTAAAGTACGTTAATTTTCAATAGTATCATATGTATCCGTAAAACAAAGCAGTTTTGTTAGTCatagtctttttttaaatgaataaattgatttTGCAAAATCTGATGCATTTGTATCTATACCAGTTAATTTAAAGTATCTTGTGATTCAATGAATATATAGTAACATCATACTATAAATTAAAAAGCAACTGCTGCAAACATTCAAATGATAAATTTAGTCAATGTCAGCAATGCAAACGCCCAAatattgatttttcatattgattaTAGGAAATAGAATGAGAGAAAGAAATACTTTTTGATTTCTTTAATATTTGTAGGGTGCAATCACATCTATGACAAAAGCTCTTGCGATAGATGAGGCTAAATACAATGTTCGAGTCAACTCGTAAGTATATGATGAATCATGTTGCTAAAATAAATATTAGGGTATATAGTGTTCCTGCGTTGGTGTTACTTAGACCTAGCTGGACTATCATCATCGACAATAGTATCCATTTTTTAGAGGCATTCCAGTAACAGTGTAACAACCGCAATACTTATGTTGGTAATAATACTGAATCGTTTACctttaacagagacatatatacatgatatatgcacataactttaaaaaacgGAGTTATGACAACCGACCTTCACAccaaaaaaactgataaacaccaatttctctctccgaagagttgtcacccgaaacactgctcccggagcattccgtacagccaagccatcaggttaaaacggatttgttcatcggaatcaaaattaaaccatcgtTTGGGCAACTCAGACAGCAACTCAAGTCAagaggttataagaacaaaaatatttcagaagctttcggtaaagcaaaagaaaaagaccaaacatacctacttgaatacaaagaaaagacggcccagacaaataaaatcccgttTGTTGTTAGCTTATCCTCACCtgacaaatctttcatcaattGACCACAAACACTGCCAtggcgtcttattgaaaatgatccttccttaaaatagattttttccatcacctcccgttATGGCTTACCGCAGACCCAAAAACCTTAAAGATATTCTGGTAacatccaaagtatctaaacaggagatatcaacaatcggaggttataaaccatgcggaaggggcaattgtaagtgctgcaaagtcgccaacatcgaaacccaattcgtcatcacagtcacaaagaaaaaatacaacatatttataacatcaaattgcaaaacgcaaaattgcatttatgttctaacgtgtggaacttgcaaattacaatatgttggtgaaacagaaacaccatttaacatccgactaaataaccatcggtcattttatacaaaagaaaggaactgcccaattacaagacaccttttaagagcaggacatgattttgaaaacgtcacatttcaaatattgagaaaaatcaaaattaggatacacaaggaagacaaaaaagagatagattttggatgcaccagttacgaactcttgaacctgatggactcaatgagagagatgaaaaaagatttaaaagcaaatcaaaaccatgattatcttgaaatcatacaaattaatttatagaaattcatacaattaatcgaacatctattaatgtgttaaacttttattccaacttcatgtagttgtagctacaaacatattttatgcaacatcaatcaatatgttacacttttcctcaactcTTGTAGAGAtgaagctacaaaaatattttttttttgtcatgcatccaatttcaccttgagagatgaacacgcctgatgaagctaatttgtttagcgaaatattgcgtatttcagattctatttaaaatctattaGAAAATTAtcgtgtttaagttatattcttagacatttatataattttaattcagttactgtatcagtttattttcacaagctgatccacgcttaattagattgaatgttgattgttgctatttttagacattacacatatgtatatatatactagtatatatgtatatatactagtatatatgtatCTGCCTTTAACTTGTTTGGATTCGGCTATCAAAACaatgattctaatatgacgtgcttctttcgctttgtgaacaaacccatgctctaaatccaataaaatttgtttgcacatgcgtatattgacttcttcagattaatgaattttatcaaattatcatgcacttttatttatttccttaattttaaaacactttaaaactcttaaatggtgcactattagttatcttggtgtaatcaggagtgtacagaattttacaccgttgttgaaaattcatacacaatGAGGCGCagcttaatatttttttaatttttttttaatttttaaaaaaaaaattttttttttagcattttcttaaaaaaaaatttctaaattttatatttttctttattttggcaaaattttattttttaattttttagaaaaatttgtcaaaattttatttatccccgggggaacaagggtggggtgttatttacaccggggtagtcaaccaatcagattgcagtatttttgcttcataagaaataaatgatgttactaattcatttattatgactgtaatgtgttgcattccgaaattgacgtATTTAACCTATATACGACAACCGTTCCTGCTGGCTGTTTAAACTCCTcactctgaaaaatcacagtgccagccgattgcttctttacaaacaaaaaagggaagttaatggaagagcctacacaaacgcttttACACTTATATACATCGGACATAGGAATTACATTCGGAATTGAAAtaaattgatgcaagctatactttattgtagttttaacatgggtaggcattatattcgtgttattttatcactatcgctcgggcaaaaataatcacgaatataatacCCATGTTAAacctacaataaagtatagcttgcatcaattatttcttaattttacgCTCACTCAGTCTGTCAGAGGACTCCCAGATGGAATTTAAGTAGAATAAAGGAGTAAAATTCATGCATGTGCatgagaagaagaaaaaagatagTTTCGTATTTAACATTAAAATCAACACACAAGGTTTAGTCATCTGCTAGTTATTTGTGTTATTTGATTATGCGCTAAGAACATTTGGCAACCCCACGGTGTAAAGGTCGATGTGATAATTCCGTGTTACAGATGAATGTAACCTAATCTGATTCAGTCAAGTGATATCTGAGCGCGCCAAGAAATAGTGTCGTCCACACTGTTATGAAAACGATTCTATTCGATCCCTCATACTTACGTGAAAATTTATGGAAATCTCGACAGTGTATGACCCAAATAAACTTGAGCATGACCCTATTTAACCTTGTTTTGACGGGATCATAGTGTTGTTTGGCCGGTAGTTGTTTGTGTAGTAAATTTTAGCCGTTTGTTATATATGTTTAGGGTTTCTCTTGGCCATTGTGTTGTCTACTAGTATCTCTCTTATAATTTTGATTCAGCTGTTTAAAGTATAATGGACTGGGTATAATGTTTCTTTTACAAAGCAGAAAGTAAAAGGCTTATTCAGTATTCTTTTAAATGCACTTCAGTGGATTGTAGATTATACGTTGACAGTTGAAAAAAGGATAAATTCAATTAGGTTTGGTGGCACAATCTGTAATtcgaatttattttaatattatctggggtatatttttaatttgaatacaaatttgTAATCGTAGACATATTTCCCAATATTGatcaattttcaacttttaactttcatgaaatgtttgccactggacgttaacaaGGGGAggaatctacgtcatcacgcagggtgtcggcgattgaaattggaccaccattttgtcgcttcaaggtaagaatttgacttattatgccagttatatgaggCTTATGATTATACAAGatagtccaccaaagactatataaagtaggaaaataaatgagccatcgctcaatactattggttatctcaattttgcaaacacttcgataccagttttaggaattgggtcaacatgcaggatatcggcaaaatttttcataacaacatcttgattatcaagaaccgcctactttatcaacaaatgaacatgtccgaattctttattgtactcgggaaaatacttgttactcacaaatatccgtcattatggtcgaaaaacgtcttatttttaaaaaattgaaaaaggatgtcggcaacacatcgaatatcgaaggatgtcggggacacattaatatatactatttttaacacATATGTTATTCAACATGTGACTAGATCTAATTTAAAACTAATGGTCATGACAAGCcgcaaatcaaatttaaacttgtGCAGGCGGAAACGATCGCGAATACAATCTGATGTTGAACAGCCGACCAGATCGCCCACTAAATCGCCACccgtaaaaaaaatcaaaacaatgcaaGTCCTCatttgtcatcaaaataaaaacgcCTGGCAAAAATGTTAAGTTTCCCCAATGCCAATTACTGAAGAAATTTCAACAAAACCGCCAGTAGACTTGCGCAAATGTCACGATAGAGGACCAACAGGGCCATGCATACGATTGTTTGCAGATCAACTTCAAAACGACATGTTACATGAAATGGAACATGAAATAAAGGATCCCCCAAAAATGACAAACTGCAAGAATTGATAGCACTTGCTCCTGCAGTTCTTCCGTATTATAATGTGTGGTTGAACAACGTGTAGTTATATAAGATTGTTTTTTTAATCTGATGTCTGGGATGACATTGCATAATTGTCTGGGTGGAATGCCTTTACCAGCATAGTTTCCCGTGAGATTTTTTTGTACTGTAGAGACATGAAAGTTCGATTAAAAAGCCAAATTAACTACGGTATCATATGCAAGTAAAAATgtaacgaaacgcacgtctggcgtataaaattttaaacctgatacttTTTGTTAGCTGAAACGATCCGACTCTGactttcaccttctaaaactttttttctctcgattatttacaaaaattgaatcctgaaATTGAGTGCATGAAATGGAAGCAAGCAAGGAACACTAATcctgctttgtttttttttttcgtatcttTATTATGGTTGATATAATCAAAGGACACTTACATTGTTAATATATTAGTGTGTCCCCGacatccttcgatattcgatgtgttgccgacatcctttttcaattttttaaaaataagacgtttttcgaccataatgacggatatttgtgagtaacaagtattttcccgagtacaataaagaattcggacatgttcatttgttgataaagtaggcggttcttgataatcaagatgttgttatgaaaaattttgccgatatcctgcatgttgacctaattcctaaaactggtatcgaagtgtttgcaaaattgagataaccaataatattgagcgatggctcatttattttcctactttatatagtctttggtggactattttgtataaacataaccctcatataactggaataataagtcaaattcttaccttgaagcgacaaaatggtggtccaatttcaatcgccgacaccctgcgtgatgacgtagattcTCCCCCTTGGTTAAGCAAAAAGTAAAAGAACAGTTGTTTCTTTTTGAAGAAAATGGTGAGTTCAAGGATTTGTATTATATTGTAACAGGAGACGGTTTGATCTCAGTATTTTTCTATGtataaaatatctttcttttattatctgtgtgttttatttgttaaagTCAGCTATAATGTTAACTCAGCCTCTAAAGCTACAGGTATTTCTACATTGTAATGACAAGTTCCTTTTTATCGTGGGTATAAATCAACAATACCGTGAATACGTGTGTCTACTCTTCGAACCCACCTTTACCTATACGTACGCCGACAAATCAATACTTGACATTGACCTCAATATCCCTAagttttaactacaaattgacacACCTGTAATCGGACAATTATATTAAATCAAGCGTAATTGATCTTATGGCTCGGAAATAATTAATTCCCGAAACACAA is from Mytilus galloprovincialis chromosome 6, xbMytGall1.hap1.1, whole genome shotgun sequence and encodes:
- the LOC143080078 gene encoding L-fucose dehydrogenase-like isoform X2 — its product is MTSLRYKDKVALVTGGSRGIGKGCVDVFVENGAKVIFCSNDDTEGQDLESKLNSKGPGEALFIYGDVTQESHIKKIVEKTVEKFGRIDCLINNAGTHPLSHTIDEFSAEDFRKLLDLNLINYFLFSKGAITSMTKALAIDEAKYNVRVNSVAPSSIWTPLLDDVLKSVPNPLEAKQMCANSQLLGRIGTIEEVGKACLFLASDATFCTGIELNLTAGAELNYGIKNMRKQKTSAN
- the LOC143080078 gene encoding L-fucose dehydrogenase-like isoform X1, giving the protein MTSLRYKDKVALVTGGSRGIGKGCVDVFVENGAKVIFCSNDDTEGQDLESKLNSKGPGEALFIYGDVTQESHIKKIVEKTVEKFGRIDCLINNAGTHPLSHTIDEFSAEDFRKLLDLNLINYFLFSKYSLPHLRKTEGSIINISSLVNQIGQAQAVTYVATKGAITSMTKALAIDEAKYNVRVNSVAPSSIWTPLLDDVLKSVPNPLEAKQMCANSQLLGRIGTIEEVGKACLFLASDATFCTGIELNLTAGAELNYGIKNMRKQKTSAN